One Ciconia boyciana chromosome 20, ASM3463844v1, whole genome shotgun sequence DNA window includes the following coding sequences:
- the C2CD2L gene encoding phospholipid transfer protein C2CD2L isoform X4: MVLSCHLSAEAVKFPVSVTQQSPVAVSVDTYHVTLAVLQAQVEIHLEEIQNEGLLVSWMFKDRPDLNLSVLPRLQLRQNEGRADLSTIKDLIEDTIVSTQPAMMVNLKACTAAAGAVPSNKLTQESPSGVAAAPLASKLLVRNLRVLNLGCQGKGGVGEIRCVAELDSPSQQKRTRPVTAGSAGAAAEMEWNEELFLELGPRSKELKLQVLGNSDRGGNVLLAHATLLLDSLGKQPSGRQVCSLAPGAGRSLAAEATIILELLFQESPASLNAQHATSLRTSITPTKKVEMDRTIMPDGTIVTTVTTIQSRPKADCKLDSPSRSPSKVEVTEKKTTVLLESGCPRGPLPSGSRDSHMPNGLDPVAETAIRQLTETNNKPAKKTPTKRSTLIISGVSKVPIAQDEMALSLGYAASLEATAYGDSAAEGAADQMHDSTESSQLLESSPSGQRASQELDETTRSDISERPSVEDVESETGSTGALETRSLKDHKVSFLRSGTKLIFRRRSKQKEAGLSQSHDDLSNVAANSATRKKAGSFSRRLIKRFSFKSKSKPKASDSTTAENPGGMLIPAGVPGAAEATLPA, from the exons gTGCTGTCCTGCCATCTGTCAGCTGAAGCTGTGAAATTCCCTGTCTCAGTTACTCAGCAGTCCCCAGTTGCTGTTTCTGTGGACACCTATCATGTCactctggctgtgctgcaggctcAG GTGGAGATCCACTTGGAGGAGATACAGAACGAAGGTCTCCTGGTGTCGTGGATGTTCAAGGACAGACCAGATTTGAACCTTTCTGTTCTTCCGAGACTTCAACTTCGCCAG AATGAAGGGAGAGCGGATCTGTCCACCATAAAGGATCTGATTGAGGATACCATTGTCAGCACGCAGCCAGCCATGATGGTGAATCTGAAGGCCTGCACCGCTGCAGCCGGTGCG GTACCCAGCAATAAGTTGACTCAAGAGTCCCCGTCCGGAGTAGCAGCAGCCCCTCTGGCTTCTAAGCTGTTGGTCCGGAATCTTCGAGTGCTGAACTTGGGCTGCCAGGGGAAGGGAG GAGTTGGGGAGATACGCTGCGTGGCAGAGCTAGACAGCCCCTCGCAGCAGAAGCGGACGAGGCCGGTGAcagctggcagtgctggtgctgcagcagagatggAGTGGAATGAGGAGCTCTTTCT GGAGTTGGGACCTAGAAGTAAAGAGCTGAAGCTACAGGTGCTGGGGAACAGTGACAGAGGGGGAA ATGTGCTGCTGGCACATGCCACACTTTTGCTTGATTCTTTGGGCAAACAACCATCTGGGAGACAGGTCTGCTCGCTGGCCCCAGGAGCTGGGCGGTCACTGGCGGCTGAAGCTACCATTATATTGGAG CTGCTATTTCAGGAGTCTCCTGCGTCTTTGAATGCTCAGCATGCCACATCTCTGCGAACCAGCATCACCCCCACTAAGAAGGTGGAGATGGACCGGACCATCATGCCCGACGGCACCATTGTGACTACTGTCACCACGATTCAGTCCCGGCCCAAGGCAGACTGTAAACTGG ATTCACCATCAAGGTCGCCTTCCAAGGTGGAAGTGACTGAAAAGAAGACAACAGTGCTTTTGGAGAGTGGCTGCCCTCGCGGCCCCTTGCCCAGCGGTAGCC GGGATAGCCATATGCCCAACGGCTTGGATCCGGTGGCCGAGACGGCAATCAGGCAGCTAACCGAGACGAATAACAAGCCCGCCAAGAAGACCCCAACAAAACGTAGCACGCTGATCATCTCGGGAGTTTCCAAG GTACCTATCGCTCAAGATGAAATGGCACTTTCTCTGGGTTATGCTGCATCCCTGGAGGCCACGGCGTACGGGGATTCTGCGGCAGAAGGTGCAGCTGACCAGATGCACGATTCTACCGAATCGTCACAGCTGCTGGAATCATCGCCGTCGGGACAAAGAGCCAGTCAGGAGCTGGATGAGACGACGCGATCGGACATCTCTGAGAGACCATCGGTGGAAGATGTTGAGTCTGAAACTGGCTCCACGGGAGCCCTTGAGACCAGGAGCTTGAAAGATCACAAAG ttAGCTTTCTTCGGAGTGGTACCAAGCTCATCTTCCGGAGGAGGAGCAAGCAGAAGGAAGCGGGCCTGAGCCAGTCACACGATGACTTATCCAACGTCGCCGCCAACTCTGCCACCAGGAAGAAAGCTGGCAGCTTCTCCCGCCGCCTCATCAAGCGCTTCTCCTTCAAGTCTAAATCCAAACCCAAAGCTAGCGACAGCACAACAGCAG AAAATCCAGGTGGCATGCTAATCCCTGCGGGGGTCCCAGGAGCTGCGGAAGCGACTCTGCCTGCATAG
- the C2CD2L gene encoding phospholipid transfer protein C2CD2L isoform X3, whose amino-acid sequence MYEVTSDQSSVQITFEEGPQLPPAAHISRVTCKGQSDHSMVLSCHLSAEAVKFPVSVTQQSPVAVSVDTYHVTLAVLQAQVEIHLEEIQNEGLLVSWMFKDRPDLNLSVLPRLQLRQNEGRADLSTIKDLIEDTIVSTQPAMMVNLKACTAAAGAVPSNKLTQESPSGVAAAPLASKLLVRNLRVLNLGCQGKGGVGEIRCVAELDSPSQQKRTRPVTAGSAGAAAEMEWNEELFLELGPRSKELKLQVLGNSDRGGNVLLAHATLLLDSLGKQPSGRQVCSLAPGAGRSLAAEATIILELLFQESPASLNAQHATSLRTSITPTKKVEMDRTIMPDGTIVTTVTTIQSRPKADCKLDSPSRSPSKVEVTEKKTTVLLESGCPRGPLPSGSRDSHMPNGLDPVAETAIRQLTETNNKPAKKTPTKRSTLIISGVSKVPIAQDEMALSLGYAASLEATAYGDSAAEGAADQMHDSTESSQLLESSPSGQRASQELDETTRSDISERPSVEDVESETGSTGALETRSLKDHKVSFLRSGTKLIFRRRSKQKEAGLSQSHDDLSNVAANSATRKKAGSFSRRLIKRFSFKSKSKPKASDSTTAENPGGMLIPAGVPGAAEATLPA is encoded by the exons gTGCTGTCCTGCCATCTGTCAGCTGAAGCTGTGAAATTCCCTGTCTCAGTTACTCAGCAGTCCCCAGTTGCTGTTTCTGTGGACACCTATCATGTCactctggctgtgctgcaggctcAG GTGGAGATCCACTTGGAGGAGATACAGAACGAAGGTCTCCTGGTGTCGTGGATGTTCAAGGACAGACCAGATTTGAACCTTTCTGTTCTTCCGAGACTTCAACTTCGCCAG AATGAAGGGAGAGCGGATCTGTCCACCATAAAGGATCTGATTGAGGATACCATTGTCAGCACGCAGCCAGCCATGATGGTGAATCTGAAGGCCTGCACCGCTGCAGCCGGTGCG GTACCCAGCAATAAGTTGACTCAAGAGTCCCCGTCCGGAGTAGCAGCAGCCCCTCTGGCTTCTAAGCTGTTGGTCCGGAATCTTCGAGTGCTGAACTTGGGCTGCCAGGGGAAGGGAG GAGTTGGGGAGATACGCTGCGTGGCAGAGCTAGACAGCCCCTCGCAGCAGAAGCGGACGAGGCCGGTGAcagctggcagtgctggtgctgcagcagagatggAGTGGAATGAGGAGCTCTTTCT GGAGTTGGGACCTAGAAGTAAAGAGCTGAAGCTACAGGTGCTGGGGAACAGTGACAGAGGGGGAA ATGTGCTGCTGGCACATGCCACACTTTTGCTTGATTCTTTGGGCAAACAACCATCTGGGAGACAGGTCTGCTCGCTGGCCCCAGGAGCTGGGCGGTCACTGGCGGCTGAAGCTACCATTATATTGGAG CTGCTATTTCAGGAGTCTCCTGCGTCTTTGAATGCTCAGCATGCCACATCTCTGCGAACCAGCATCACCCCCACTAAGAAGGTGGAGATGGACCGGACCATCATGCCCGACGGCACCATTGTGACTACTGTCACCACGATTCAGTCCCGGCCCAAGGCAGACTGTAAACTGG ATTCACCATCAAGGTCGCCTTCCAAGGTGGAAGTGACTGAAAAGAAGACAACAGTGCTTTTGGAGAGTGGCTGCCCTCGCGGCCCCTTGCCCAGCGGTAGCC GGGATAGCCATATGCCCAACGGCTTGGATCCGGTGGCCGAGACGGCAATCAGGCAGCTAACCGAGACGAATAACAAGCCCGCCAAGAAGACCCCAACAAAACGTAGCACGCTGATCATCTCGGGAGTTTCCAAG GTACCTATCGCTCAAGATGAAATGGCACTTTCTCTGGGTTATGCTGCATCCCTGGAGGCCACGGCGTACGGGGATTCTGCGGCAGAAGGTGCAGCTGACCAGATGCACGATTCTACCGAATCGTCACAGCTGCTGGAATCATCGCCGTCGGGACAAAGAGCCAGTCAGGAGCTGGATGAGACGACGCGATCGGACATCTCTGAGAGACCATCGGTGGAAGATGTTGAGTCTGAAACTGGCTCCACGGGAGCCCTTGAGACCAGGAGCTTGAAAGATCACAAAG ttAGCTTTCTTCGGAGTGGTACCAAGCTCATCTTCCGGAGGAGGAGCAAGCAGAAGGAAGCGGGCCTGAGCCAGTCACACGATGACTTATCCAACGTCGCCGCCAACTCTGCCACCAGGAAGAAAGCTGGCAGCTTCTCCCGCCGCCTCATCAAGCGCTTCTCCTTCAAGTCTAAATCCAAACCCAAAGCTAGCGACAGCACAACAGCAG AAAATCCAGGTGGCATGCTAATCCCTGCGGGGGTCCCAGGAGCTGCGGAAGCGACTCTGCCTGCATAG